The following coding sequences are from one Myxococcales bacterium window:
- a CDS encoding zf-HC2 domain-containing protein, whose amino-acid sequence MHAFLDGELTGVDRESFELHLLECPACAQEVRAQARFKAAIRGHLPRPALPPALKRRVEVMIAQRSPGESRWGWIAFPRLTPAFAAVGVVAALVVFTKQPTKAPVIQQALRAHSVELPMDVEAPDCAHVASWFRGKLGFTVHPPRLDHVMQASVSSGLQGAAPSTHLGAEPPRCQGGRIINVKDHFGAYLSYKVGGDHRINVMVFEGDDESLETPRRRQLGGRDVYFDTAQGASTAAFRGRDGLNYVLTSDLDEEALSQVVEAAFRP is encoded by the coding sequence ATGCACGCATTTCTCGACGGCGAGCTGACCGGTGTGGATCGCGAGTCGTTCGAGCTGCACCTGCTCGAGTGTCCTGCTTGTGCCCAGGAGGTCAGGGCTCAAGCCCGGTTCAAGGCGGCCATTCGGGGGCACCTTCCCAGGCCAGCCTTGCCCCCTGCGCTCAAACGTCGGGTTGAGGTGATGATCGCGCAGCGGTCGCCGGGCGAGAGCCGCTGGGGCTGGATCGCCTTTCCCAGGCTGACGCCCGCCTTCGCGGCCGTGGGCGTGGTGGCCGCGCTCGTGGTGTTTACGAAGCAGCCGACGAAGGCCCCGGTGATTCAGCAGGCGTTGCGGGCCCACAGCGTGGAATTGCCCATGGATGTGGAAGCTCCGGACTGTGCCCACGTGGCGTCGTGGTTTCGCGGCAAGCTCGGCTTTACGGTTCATCCCCCCCGCCTCGACCACGTCATGCAAGCGTCGGTGTCCTCGGGCCTGCAGGGGGCGGCGCCCTCCACGCACCTGGGAGCCGAGCCGCCCCGCTGCCAAGGGGGGCGCATCATCAACGTGAAAGACCACTTTGGCGCGTATCTGTCCTACAAGGTCGGGGGAGACCATCGGATCAACGTGATGGTGTTCGAGGGAGATGACGAATCTCTCGAGACCCCCCGCCGCCGGCAACTCGGGGGACGAGACGTGTACTTCGACACCGCCCAGGGGGCCTCGACGGCGGCGTTCCGAGGCCGTGACGGCCTCAACTACGTGTTGACCTCGGATCTGGACGAAGAAGCCCTCTCCCAGGTCGTGGAAGCGGCCTTCCGTCCCTGA
- a CDS encoding type VI secretion system contractile sheath large subunit codes for MRGHLDVSFSFGNAGPPSVRGGVLRVLLVGDFAAEGPGGHRPRRVDVDALDGLVASLAPRLSLVTAAGPLSLSFAKLEDFHPDELLARVGPLQALAQTRQALERPDSFAAAAARLLGPSEPRPALPDAAAREAPGPSLFSSLLGANVAAPAPPASDAVTDLLRRVVAPHVIPEADPQLAALLTAVEASASALLREILHTPAFQQLESAWRGLERLVAHIPPEARVELWVASCAASDLHHELASTEDPSTTRFAELLAGNEAFSVIALAHPFGSRPEELSSLARAASLAAARGALLLADAQPGLFGGSLAPASTPAPVLADLASAWSAFRRGTAAAHVALVAPRWLLRLPYGPRRNEVQGLRFDELGFSGRPDAASLLWGAGAWALVEALACAFAEDPHAFPLEAAPDLEDLPALVYEEGGERELYPATEAWLSEAQVAAAVAAGLIPFVADRRFARARLARLQTAADPPQPLAVALMNP; via the coding sequence ATGCGAGGGCACTTGGATGTTTCGTTCAGTTTCGGCAACGCGGGGCCCCCGTCCGTGCGGGGCGGTGTCCTTCGTGTGCTGCTGGTCGGCGACTTTGCGGCAGAGGGCCCTGGGGGTCACCGTCCGCGCCGAGTCGACGTGGACGCTCTCGACGGCCTCGTGGCGTCCCTGGCGCCGCGGTTGTCGCTCGTGACCGCTGCAGGACCGCTCTCGTTGTCCTTCGCGAAGCTCGAGGATTTTCATCCGGACGAGCTTCTGGCGCGGGTGGGTCCGCTGCAGGCCCTCGCCCAGACACGGCAGGCGCTGGAGCGCCCGGACAGCTTCGCTGCCGCCGCCGCTCGCCTGCTCGGGCCGTCCGAACCTCGGCCGGCCTTGCCGGACGCAGCCGCGCGGGAGGCCCCGGGGCCCTCCTTGTTTTCGTCCCTGTTGGGGGCAAACGTGGCCGCCCCCGCCCCGCCCGCCTCCGATGCCGTGACGGACCTGCTCCGTCGTGTGGTGGCTCCCCACGTGATCCCTGAGGCCGACCCGCAGCTTGCGGCTTTGCTCACGGCCGTGGAGGCCTCCGCGAGCGCGCTCTTACGCGAGATCCTGCACACTCCGGCCTTCCAGCAGCTCGAATCGGCGTGGCGGGGCCTCGAACGCCTGGTGGCTCACATCCCGCCCGAGGCGCGTGTGGAGCTGTGGGTCGCGTCCTGCGCTGCTTCGGACCTGCATCACGAGCTGGCGTCGACGGAGGACCCCTCGACCACGCGCTTCGCCGAGCTGCTCGCGGGCAACGAGGCGTTCTCCGTCATCGCCCTTGCCCACCCCTTCGGGTCGCGGCCTGAGGAGTTGTCGTCACTGGCGCGGGCGGCCTCACTGGCGGCCGCCCGCGGGGCGCTGCTGCTGGCAGATGCACAGCCCGGCCTCTTTGGTGGCTCCCTTGCGCCTGCCTCGACCCCCGCTCCGGTCTTGGCGGACCTCGCGAGCGCCTGGTCCGCGTTTCGCCGGGGCACGGCCGCTGCCCACGTCGCGTTGGTGGCGCCACGATGGCTGCTGCGTTTGCCCTACGGACCGCGACGGAACGAGGTCCAGGGCCTGCGCTTCGACGAACTCGGCTTTTCGGGGCGGCCCGATGCGGCCTCGCTGCTCTGGGGTGCGGGCGCGTGGGCGCTGGTCGAGGCGCTGGCGTGTGCGTTTGCCGAGGATCCTCACGCCTTTCCCCTCGAGGCGGCCCCCGACCTCGAGGACCTTCCGGCGCTTGTCTACGAAGAGGGAGGCGAGCGTGAGCTCTACCCCGCGACCGAAGCGTGGCTCTCCGAAGCCCAGGTGGCGGCGGCCGTGGCTGCGGGGCTCATCCCCTTCGTCGCCGACCGGCGCTTCGCGCGCGCCCGCCTCGCGCGCCTCCAGACCGCCGCAGACCCACCCCAGCCTCTCGCCGTGGCTTTGATGAACCCCTGA
- a CDS encoding outer membrane protein transport protein, which translates to MRALRGHLRVAVVLAATVATGGTLHAGGYDTPMLYSARHMGMGGTAIGYVNDASALYHNPAGLAHTGKLSLLADFSLLLAHTRASPDLLSRDLTSQLTVAPLFLVGAGYRLSRLVTVGLGVYPVASAGATYEYPVGDATVKNRTRLVFAEASPAIAFNLPYDLRLGLGYRVTYVSLERFQGVPGAPGNPGLDFTTSGTNWAGFRLGLQWTPRPWLSLGASYRHKTTTKVTNDRGIALGMVFNDIETEFVLPSKLGLGSRADVDHFGFALDAEYTFNSQNQAYPLVGTPEATATMPLPMRLEVPNVFRWSDQVTVRGGVEYRTLPGADGTRPLALRAGYIFDGKTTNPRYPSAFGTPPGPTQVLTTGAGYRYAAWDVNVAYAYRFGSGEVTTADVNAPDNAICRFCGIAGNEPYHIRIHGLYVDVSYKLP; encoded by the coding sequence GTGCGCGCTCTTCGCGGACACCTCCGCGTGGCCGTCGTCCTCGCGGCGACGGTCGCGACCGGAGGGACCTTGCATGCGGGCGGCTACGACACGCCGATGCTCTACTCGGCCCGTCACATGGGCATGGGGGGCACGGCGATCGGCTACGTCAACGACGCCTCGGCCTTGTATCACAACCCGGCGGGGCTGGCCCACACGGGCAAACTGTCGCTTCTCGCAGACTTTTCCCTCCTGCTGGCCCACACACGTGCGAGCCCGGATCTGCTGAGCCGTGATCTCACGTCTCAACTGACGGTGGCACCGCTTTTCCTCGTTGGGGCCGGGTATCGGCTGAGCAGGCTGGTGACGGTGGGCCTCGGGGTTTACCCGGTGGCCTCCGCCGGAGCCACGTACGAATACCCCGTGGGCGACGCCACCGTGAAGAACCGAACGCGGCTGGTTTTCGCCGAGGCGTCCCCTGCGATCGCGTTCAATTTGCCCTACGATCTGCGGCTCGGCTTGGGATACCGGGTGACCTACGTCAGCCTGGAACGTTTCCAGGGCGTGCCTGGCGCACCGGGAAACCCGGGCCTCGACTTCACGACCTCGGGCACCAACTGGGCAGGGTTTCGCCTGGGGCTTCAGTGGACGCCGCGGCCCTGGCTTTCCTTGGGGGCCAGCTACCGACACAAAACCACCACCAAGGTCACGAACGACCGCGGGATCGCGCTCGGCATGGTGTTCAATGACATTGAGACCGAGTTCGTGCTGCCGTCGAAGCTGGGCCTGGGCAGCCGCGCGGACGTGGACCACTTCGGCTTCGCGCTCGACGCCGAATACACCTTCAACAGCCAAAACCAAGCCTATCCCCTGGTGGGCACACCCGAGGCCACCGCAACCATGCCCCTGCCGATGCGCCTCGAGGTGCCGAACGTGTTTCGATGGAGTGACCAGGTCACGGTGCGAGGCGGCGTGGAGTACCGGACCCTACCCGGCGCGGACGGCACCCGACCGCTCGCGCTCCGGGCAGGGTACATCTTCGACGGCAAAACGACGAATCCCAGGTATCCATCGGCCTTCGGGACGCCGCCCGGCCCCACGCAGGTGCTCACCACGGGCGCGGGCTACCGTTACGCAGCCTGGGACGTGAACGTGGCGTATGCCTACCGCTTTGGCTCCGGCGAGGTGACGACGGCCGACGTCAACGCTCCGGACAATGCCATCTGCCGGTTCTGCGGTATCGCCGGGAATGAGCCCTATCACATCCGCATCCACGGCCTGTACGTGGACGTCAGCTACAAGCTCCCCTGA
- a CDS encoding response regulator has translation MRAPPFPVDEDTRQRVLDQLALLDTPPEARFDRILRIAQALFQVPIGALSLVDRNRQFFKSRFGLPVSETPRNVSFCGHAILQAQGMVVSDALRDERFVDNPLVTAAPHIRFYAGVPVNVQNQPIGTICLIDQKPRSFGPEEQALLKDLAALIEEQLAVTPIVELTRALQAEVARRTESEAAARAERARLAALLASLQAGILVEDEYRKVVLANEGLCAMFGIPVRAEALTGTDCAESARGTAGLFREPDRFLARVEGILAAREIVSGDELPLADGRVFERDYVPIWVDGKDRGHLWHYRDVTASHAVRAALEQARNAALESARVKADFLATMSHEIRTPMNGIMGLLALVEDAATAPEQLTLIRSARRAADGLLNILNDILDFSRLEAGKLSIDPQPVELAPLLDDVGCLAAVSARAKGLALTWERSEDLPRHARFDPARCRQVLTNLLGNAVKFTHRGEVTLHARLEHRSGNDTSPPDRLVFEVRDTGIGIAPEKQGIVFDKFVQADASTARSFGGSGLGLAICRQLARLMGGGLELESQLGKGSLFRFWLPFEAVTLAPAAPQALPAHADFSALRVLVVEDDPTNQLVAKGLLKRIGCGVIEVASGGQQAIDRVSESRFDLVLMDCQMPGMDGFEATRLMRASKGPEKDVPIIAMTAGAFEEDKQRCLVAGMDDFLSKPVDKRTLTDTIVRALALRSTSPKHSG, from the coding sequence TTGCGCGCCCCTCCCTTTCCCGTAGACGAAGACACGCGCCAGCGGGTGCTTGACCAGCTTGCGCTGCTGGACACGCCCCCAGAAGCCCGCTTCGACAGGATCTTGCGTATTGCGCAGGCCCTCTTCCAGGTGCCCATCGGAGCGCTGTCCTTGGTTGACCGCAATCGCCAGTTCTTCAAGTCTCGCTTCGGTCTCCCGGTCTCGGAGACGCCCCGTAACGTTTCATTCTGCGGGCATGCCATCTTGCAGGCACAGGGGATGGTGGTGTCCGATGCCTTGCGCGACGAGCGGTTCGTCGACAACCCATTGGTGACCGCCGCACCCCACATTCGGTTCTACGCAGGTGTTCCCGTCAACGTACAGAACCAGCCCATCGGGACGATCTGTCTCATCGATCAAAAGCCGCGCAGCTTTGGGCCTGAGGAGCAGGCCCTGCTCAAGGATCTCGCCGCGCTCATCGAAGAGCAGCTTGCCGTCACACCCATCGTCGAGCTGACCCGCGCTCTGCAGGCCGAGGTCGCGCGCCGGACGGAGTCGGAGGCCGCCGCCCGCGCCGAGCGGGCCCGTCTGGCGGCCCTGCTCGCTTCGCTGCAAGCAGGCATCCTCGTCGAGGACGAGTACCGCAAAGTGGTGCTGGCGAACGAAGGCCTCTGTGCGATGTTCGGAATTCCCGTCAGGGCCGAAGCCCTCACGGGGACGGATTGTGCCGAGTCCGCCCGCGGAACGGCAGGGCTGTTTCGCGAGCCGGATCGCTTCCTTGCTCGGGTGGAAGGGATTTTGGCCGCTCGTGAGATCGTTTCCGGAGACGAGCTGCCCCTTGCCGACGGGCGGGTGTTCGAGCGCGACTATGTCCCCATCTGGGTGGACGGGAAGGACCGCGGCCATCTTTGGCACTACAGGGATGTGACCGCGAGCCACGCGGTGCGGGCGGCGCTCGAACAGGCACGCAACGCCGCGCTCGAAAGCGCGCGTGTGAAGGCCGACTTTCTAGCCACCATGAGCCACGAGATCCGGACGCCGATGAACGGTATCATGGGCCTTTTGGCCTTGGTCGAGGATGCGGCCACAGCACCCGAGCAGCTGACGCTCATCCGATCGGCCCGTCGGGCCGCCGATGGCCTGCTCAACATCTTGAACGACATCCTCGACTTCTCCCGCTTGGAAGCGGGCAAGCTGTCGATCGATCCTCAACCCGTCGAGTTGGCGCCCCTGCTGGATGACGTGGGTTGTTTGGCCGCCGTCAGCGCCCGAGCCAAGGGACTTGCCCTCACGTGGGAGCGCAGTGAGGATCTCCCGCGGCACGCACGCTTCGATCCAGCCCGCTGCCGACAGGTGCTCACGAACTTGCTGGGCAACGCCGTAAAGTTCACTCACCGGGGCGAGGTGACCTTGCACGCCCGCCTGGAACACCGTTCCGGAAACGATACGAGCCCCCCTGACCGGCTCGTCTTCGAGGTCCGAGACACGGGCATCGGCATCGCGCCCGAAAAACAGGGGATCGTGTTCGACAAGTTCGTGCAGGCGGATGCGTCGACCGCCCGCAGCTTCGGGGGCAGTGGCCTCGGCTTGGCGATCTGCCGCCAGCTGGCCCGGTTGATGGGCGGAGGGCTCGAACTCGAAAGCCAGCTGGGGAAGGGCAGTTTGTTTCGGTTCTGGCTACCTTTCGAGGCCGTCACACTGGCCCCCGCAGCGCCGCAAGCGCTCCCGGCCCACGCAGATTTCTCGGCGTTGCGGGTCTTGGTGGTGGAAGACGATCCCACGAACCAATTGGTGGCCAAGGGCCTGCTCAAGCGTATCGGTTGCGGGGTCATCGAGGTGGCCAGCGGTGGGCAGCAAGCGATCGATCGCGTCTCCGAGAGCCGCTTTGACCTCGTGCTGATGGACTGTCAGATGCCCGGGATGGATGGCTTCGAGGCCACGCGGCTCATGCGCGCAAGCAAGGGACCGGAAAAAGACGTTCCCATCATCGCCATGACCGCTGGAGCTTTCGAGGAAGACAAGCAGCGCTGCCTCGTGGCTGGCATGGACGATTTCCTCAGTAAACCCGTGGATAAGCGCACCCTGACCGACACGATCGTGCGCGCCTTGGCGCTCCGATCCACGTCCCCGAAGCATAGCGGCTAG
- a CDS encoding ABC-F family ATP-binding cassette domain-containing protein — protein MALLLSALSVGHAFAARPLFQGVSFTISEGDRVGLIGPNGAGKSTLLKILAAELGPDEGEVARRGGVRVTYLPQNPTFATGVTVREAVRAGAHGAEGDWETEARVDALLAKLQLITEGVGPDAPVSRLSGGWQKRVALARALASEPDLLLLDEPTNHLDVESILWLEGMLANARFATMTITHDRAFLQKVANRILELDRRNEGGLLDVAGDYATYLERKAEVMAAQERREDVLRNTLRRETEWLRRGPPARTTKQDARIQRAGALAEEVAELGTRNQARSVDLDFQGVGRKPKRLIEARGIAKTYEGRSIFGEVSLFIGPGSRIGLLGPNGCGKSTLLRVLVGHEAPTRGDVLRADALQIAWFQQDRAALDPEQTLADAVCPIGDHVTFRGTRLHRHGYLERFLFRADQMNLAVGKLSGGEQSRLLIARLMLLPANILVLDEPTNDLDLQTLDVLQDALTSFDGAVLLVTHDRYFLDQVATQILAFHTHPDERGRVTAFSDLNQWQAWHPTQVPARTARSGDSRTNDGGKRKKLSYKEQREWDGLEGRIEAAEAAVRALQAECHQPEVAVNAARLIALEAEIAAAQAKVDTLFERWAELQALQDA, from the coding sequence GTGGCTCTGCTTCTCTCTGCGTTGTCTGTCGGTCATGCCTTCGCCGCCCGGCCCCTGTTCCAGGGCGTCAGCTTCACGATTTCGGAGGGCGATCGCGTGGGGCTGATTGGGCCGAACGGCGCTGGAAAGTCGACGCTTCTCAAGATTCTCGCGGCCGAGCTGGGCCCGGACGAGGGCGAGGTGGCGCGACGGGGTGGCGTTCGTGTGACCTACCTTCCGCAAAACCCGACCTTCGCGACGGGTGTCACCGTCCGCGAGGCGGTGAGGGCAGGGGCGCATGGCGCAGAGGGCGATTGGGAGACGGAAGCCCGTGTCGACGCCCTGCTGGCCAAACTGCAGCTCATCACCGAGGGGGTAGGGCCGGACGCGCCGGTGTCTCGCCTTTCGGGTGGTTGGCAAAAGCGGGTGGCGCTGGCGCGGGCCCTGGCCTCGGAGCCCGACCTGCTGTTGCTCGATGAGCCCACGAACCATCTCGATGTCGAGAGCATCCTCTGGCTCGAGGGGATGCTGGCCAACGCACGCTTTGCGACGATGACGATCACGCACGACCGTGCCTTCTTGCAGAAGGTGGCGAACCGCATTCTCGAGCTCGATCGCCGCAACGAGGGGGGCCTGCTGGACGTGGCGGGCGACTACGCCACCTATCTCGAGCGCAAGGCCGAGGTCATGGCGGCCCAAGAGCGCCGCGAGGACGTGCTGCGAAACACGTTGCGCCGCGAGACCGAGTGGCTCCGGCGCGGCCCCCCGGCACGCACCACCAAACAAGACGCGCGCATCCAGCGCGCAGGCGCCTTGGCCGAAGAGGTGGCAGAGCTGGGCACCCGCAACCAAGCGCGCAGCGTCGACCTCGATTTCCAGGGCGTGGGACGAAAGCCCAAACGGCTCATCGAGGCCCGCGGCATCGCCAAGACCTACGAAGGACGCTCGATCTTCGGTGAGGTGTCGCTGTTCATCGGCCCGGGCAGCCGCATTGGCCTTTTGGGACCCAACGGCTGCGGCAAGTCGACCCTCCTGCGGGTCCTGGTGGGGCACGAGGCGCCGACCCGTGGTGACGTGCTGCGGGCGGACGCCCTGCAGATCGCTTGGTTCCAGCAAGACCGGGCAGCCCTCGATCCCGAGCAGACGCTCGCCGATGCCGTCTGCCCCATCGGCGACCACGTCACCTTCCGAGGGACACGGCTTCACAGGCACGGCTATCTCGAGCGCTTTTTGTTCCGCGCGGATCAGATGAACTTGGCCGTCGGCAAGCTCTCCGGAGGCGAGCAAAGCCGCTTGCTGATCGCCCGGTTGATGTTGCTTCCGGCGAACATTTTGGTTCTGGACGAACCCACCAACGACCTGGACCTGCAGACCCTGGACGTCTTGCAAGACGCGCTGACGAGCTTTGATGGCGCCGTCCTGCTGGTCACGCACGATCGTTATTTTTTGGATCAGGTGGCCACCCAGATCTTGGCCTTTCACACGCATCCCGACGAGCGGGGGCGAGTGACGGCGTTTTCCGACCTGAATCAATGGCAGGCCTGGCATCCGACTCAGGTCCCCGCGCGCACGGCCCGCAGCGGCGACTCCCGCACCAACGACGGTGGCAAGCGGAAGAAGCTCAGCTACAAGGAGCAACGCGAGTGGGACGGGCTCGAAGGGCGCATCGAGGCCGCCGAAGCCGCTGTGCGTGCCCTGCAGGCCGAGTGTCACCAGCCGGAGGTGGCGGTGAACGCCGCGCGGCTCATCGCCCTCGAGGCGGAGATTGCGGCGGCCCAGGCCAAGGTGGACACCCTCTTCGAACGTTGGGCAGAGCTTCAGGCGCTTCAGGACGCCTGA
- a CDS encoding protein kinase — protein sequence MSACPACDHEVIDPSQRFCSQCGHDLGRKHATDELDGLVGKVVDGRYKVLGRIGAGGMGLVYRVEHVRMGKVAAMKVLRRDLADDAQAAKRFVREVEVVSKLEHPNIVQTFDFGEWRGLLYLVMELVRGEDLAAIVRRDGPLPLSRALPLFAQVCEALEEAHLAGIVHRDLKPDNIVVFRRREGEHVKVLDFGLAKLRERPELGEVTGAGSLVGTPYYMAPEQVRGEPVDERTDVYALGATVYRVMTGQPAFPGDSPVAILSRHLTDPVVPPSERREGLPLELDHLVLKAMAKDPANRFASARALREGIQDILARRLANPEESQPLPSWIEKPQTGGDTGASDSALTAVEVPGARDDSDLASRLRREDVDAFESRLMWRRRVLRLAVPLFLVAAGWGGVRLLQRPERAGPTETEPNDSAATANLLPNGTPVFGHLREPHEDGIPDFDYFRVPSGRTPRTVLAAVSGLPDLNVVLELYDVTGALLLRADGGGVGRGEVLGPVSAGSGEVFVRVRPLWLEGNAAPLQASSAPYALTVTWGRPDRARELEPNETEAQASSLHAGLALMGHLSHSGDVDVFSFEAAPGGAFAVSLEAGGALELVLEGAVLKRKVAAAPQVVGEPFTVPETGRVSLQIREAGRKKNATADRTQPYTITVTPVP from the coding sequence GTGTCCGCGTGCCCCGCCTGCGACCACGAAGTCATCGATCCCAGCCAGCGGTTCTGCAGCCAGTGCGGCCACGACCTCGGGCGAAAGCACGCCACGGACGAGCTCGACGGCCTCGTGGGCAAGGTGGTCGATGGCCGCTACAAGGTGCTGGGTCGGATTGGCGCCGGGGGCATGGGGTTGGTCTACCGGGTCGAGCACGTGCGCATGGGCAAGGTGGCAGCCATGAAGGTTCTCAGGCGGGATCTGGCCGACGACGCCCAGGCGGCCAAGCGTTTCGTGCGCGAGGTGGAGGTGGTGAGCAAGCTCGAACACCCGAACATCGTGCAGACCTTCGACTTTGGAGAGTGGCGCGGCCTGCTCTACCTGGTCATGGAGTTGGTAAGAGGCGAGGACCTGGCCGCGATCGTCCGCCGCGACGGTCCGCTGCCGCTCAGCCGCGCCCTGCCCCTGTTTGCGCAGGTCTGCGAGGCGCTCGAAGAGGCCCATCTGGCCGGCATCGTTCACCGGGACCTCAAGCCAGACAACATCGTCGTTTTCCGAAGACGCGAGGGCGAACACGTCAAGGTGCTGGACTTCGGCCTGGCGAAGCTGCGCGAGCGGCCCGAGCTCGGCGAGGTGACCGGTGCGGGAAGTCTCGTGGGAACGCCCTACTACATGGCCCCTGAGCAGGTGCGCGGTGAGCCGGTAGACGAGCGCACGGATGTCTATGCCCTGGGAGCCACGGTGTATCGCGTGATGACGGGTCAGCCCGCCTTCCCGGGCGACTCGCCCGTGGCCATTCTGTCGCGCCACCTTACGGATCCCGTGGTGCCGCCGAGCGAGCGTCGGGAAGGCTTGCCCTTGGAGCTCGACCACCTGGTTCTCAAGGCCATGGCCAAGGATCCCGCGAACCGCTTTGCCTCGGCGCGCGCCCTGCGTGAAGGCATCCAGGACATCCTGGCCCGACGCTTGGCCAACCCAGAGGAGAGTCAGCCGCTGCCGTCGTGGATCGAAAAACCTCAGACGGGCGGCGACACCGGCGCGAGCGACTCGGCCCTGACGGCCGTCGAGGTACCGGGCGCACGCGACGACAGCGACCTCGCGTCGCGGCTGCGCCGGGAGGATGTGGATGCCTTCGAGAGCCGTCTTATGTGGCGCCGCCGTGTGCTGCGCCTGGCGGTGCCGTTGTTCCTCGTGGCAGCGGGGTGGGGGGGCGTGCGGCTGCTTCAACGGCCCGAGAGAGCGGGACCTACCGAGACCGAGCCGAATGACAGCGCGGCCACCGCGAACCTCCTGCCGAATGGCACGCCCGTATTCGGTCATCTGAGGGAGCCCCACGAGGACGGAATTCCGGACTTCGACTACTTCCGTGTCCCGAGCGGCCGCACGCCTCGCACGGTGCTGGCGGCGGTGAGTGGTCTACCGGATCTCAACGTCGTGCTCGAGCTTTACGACGTCACGGGGGCGTTGCTCCTGCGCGCCGACGGGGGCGGCGTCGGCCGGGGAGAAGTTTTGGGGCCCGTGTCCGCAGGAAGCGGCGAAGTGTTCGTGCGCGTGCGGCCCCTGTGGCTCGAAGGGAACGCGGCGCCTCTGCAAGCGTCCAGCGCTCCGTACGCGCTCACGGTCACATGGGGAAGGCCCGATCGGGCGCGTGAGCTCGAGCCCAACGAAACGGAAGCGCAGGCCTCGTCTCTTCACGCCGGGCTTGCTTTGATGGGACACCTGAGCCACAGCGGGGATGTCGACGTGTTCTCGTTCGAGGCTGCACCGGGCGGTGCCTTCGCTGTCTCTCTCGAGGCAGGCGGAGCGCTCGAGCTCGTACTCGAAGGGGCGGTGTTGAAACGTAAAGTAGCCGCCGCCCCGCAGGTGGTGGGGGAGCCCTTCACCGTCCCGGAGACTGGACGCGTTTCACTTCAGATCCGCGAGGCCGGGCGCAAGAAGAACGCCACGGCCGATCGAACCCAGCCCTACACGATCACGGTCACACCGGTGCCCTGA
- a CDS encoding sigma-70 family RNA polymerase sigma factor: protein MALFKRKPTRSAFEEEALPHMSALYGAALRLTHSPGDAEDLVQDAMLRAYRFFDSFQPGTNCKAWLFRILTNVFRNKYREREREQEIMNEAESSTANLGQFTTATVENTESALLGRMVSREVEEALSAVPAEFRLAVILADLEDFSYKEIADIMDCPAGTVMSRLYRGRKLLQKQLVDYAIEQGIVSPESEAAQAVKAEALGAKEHTASPKSTGPADAKSEGPAAQPHSRETLDLDAYRKTKTRNRNGGAS, encoded by the coding sequence ATGGCACTGTTCAAACGCAAGCCCACGCGCAGCGCCTTCGAGGAGGAGGCTTTGCCCCACATGTCGGCGCTGTATGGTGCAGCTTTGCGGCTCACGCACAGCCCGGGAGACGCCGAAGATCTGGTTCAGGACGCGATGTTGCGAGCCTATCGCTTCTTCGACAGCTTCCAGCCGGGCACGAACTGTAAGGCCTGGTTGTTCCGCATCCTGACCAACGTCTTCCGGAACAAGTACCGGGAGCGTGAGCGTGAGCAGGAGATCATGAACGAAGCCGAGTCGTCCACGGCGAATCTCGGCCAGTTCACCACCGCGACCGTCGAAAACACCGAAAGCGCCCTCCTCGGGCGCATGGTGTCACGCGAGGTGGAAGAAGCGCTTTCGGCCGTGCCGGCCGAGTTCCGCCTGGCGGTGATTTTGGCGGACCTCGAGGATTTTTCGTACAAGGAGATCGCGGACATCATGGACTGCCCGGCGGGCACCGTGATGAGCCGCCTCTACCGAGGGCGCAAGTTGCTCCAAAAGCAGCTGGTGGACTACGCCATCGAGCAGGGCATCGTGAGTCCCGAATCCGAAGCCGCGCAGGCCGTGAAGGCCGAAGCCCTCGGGGCCAAAGAACACACGGCGTCCCCGAAATCGACCGGTCCCGCGGATGCGAAGAGCGAAGGGCCGGCTGCGCAGCCTCATTCCCGGGAAACCCTCGACCTGGACGCTTACCGCAAGACGAAGACCCGCAACAGGAACGGAGGGGCCTCGTGA